In a genomic window of Pseudodesulfovibrio sp. S3:
- a CDS encoding molybdopterin cofactor-binding domain-containing protein yields the protein IHSKSIGLHLHLYMIAPGLGVEPENLVLVQNPTGGTFGYKFSPTMEALVGAAALATGRPVFLNYTWYQQQTYTGKRSPQFTSVRMAATKDGKLLGMETDWTVDHGPYSEFGDLLTLRGAQFIGAGYDVPAIRGEGRTVCTNHAWGAAFRGYGGPESEFPSEVLMDELAEKLGMDPLELRYKNVYRKGSTTPSGQDPEVYSLPEMIDKLRPKYEAAKKKAAADSTDAVKRGVGLAVSVYGSGLDGPDSSEVDIELNADGSVTLYTCWEDHGQGADMGSLGTAHEALLPLNLKPGQIHLVMNDTSLAPNAGPAGGSRSQVVTGQATKNACEQLIAAMKKPNGSFRTHAEMEAEKLDLRYHGKWTAPANACDENGQGSPFCCYMYGVFMAEVAVEVATGKTTVEKMTMVADIGKVNNFLVTDGQIYGGIAQGIGLALSEDYEDIKKHSTMVGAGLPYIKDIPDNMEIIYVESPRPDGPYGASGVGEIPLCGPHPAIINAIYNACGVRIKELPALPEKVLAGLKA from the coding sequence ATGGAAGCCCTTGTGGGCGCAGCCGCCCTGGCAACGGGCCGTCCGGTCTTCCTGAACTACACCTGGTACCAGCAGCAGACCTACACAGGTAAGCGTTCGCCGCAGTTTACCAGCGTGCGCATGGCGGCCACCAAGGACGGCAAGCTGCTGGGCATGGAAACGGATTGGACCGTGGACCACGGCCCGTATTCCGAGTTCGGCGACCTGCTGACCCTGCGCGGCGCGCAGTTCATCGGCGCGGGCTACGACGTCCCGGCCATCCGGGGCGAGGGACGCACCGTCTGCACCAACCACGCCTGGGGCGCGGCCTTCCGCGGCTACGGCGGTCCCGAGTCCGAGTTCCCGTCCGAGGTGCTCATGGACGAGCTGGCAGAAAAGCTCGGCATGGACCCCCTGGAACTGCGCTACAAGAACGTCTACCGCAAGGGTTCCACCACCCCTTCGGGACAGGACCCCGAAGTTTACTCGCTGCCCGAGATGATTGACAAGCTCCGCCCCAAGTATGAGGCGGCCAAAAAGAAGGCGGCCGCGGATTCTACCGATGCGGTCAAGCGCGGTGTGGGCCTTGCCGTGTCCGTGTACGGCTCCGGCCTGGACGGACCGGACTCCTCCGAAGTGGACATCGAGCTGAACGCCGACGGCAGCGTGACCCTCTATACCTGCTGGGAAGACCACGGCCAGGGCGCTGACATGGGTTCTCTGGGCACGGCCCACGAGGCCTTGCTGCCCCTGAACCTGAAACCCGGACAGATTCATCTGGTCATGAACGATACCAGCCTGGCTCCCAATGCGGGACCGGCAGGCGGCAGCCGTTCGCAGGTCGTGACCGGCCAGGCCACCAAGAATGCCTGCGAGCAGCTCATCGCAGCCATGAAGAAGCCCAACGGTTCTTTCCGCACCCATGCGGAGATGGAGGCCGAGAAGCTGGATCTGCGCTATCACGGCAAGTGGACGGCCCCGGCCAACGCTTGTGACGAGAACGGTCAGGGCAGCCCCTTCTGCTGCTATATGTACGGCGTGTTCATGGCCGAGGTGGCCGTGGAAGTGGCCACAGGCAAGACCACCGTGGAAAAAATGACCATGGTGGCCGACATCGGCAAGGTGAACAACTTCCTGGTGACCGACGGTCAGATCTACGGTGGTATCGCCCAGGGTATCGGCCTGGCCCTGTCCGAGGATTACGAGGACATCAAGAAGCACTCGACCATGGTCGGCGCGGGGCTTCCGTACATCAAGGACATCCCGGACAACATGGAGATCATCTATGTGGAAAGCCCGCGCCCAGATGGCCCCTATGGTGCTTCCGGCGTCGGCGAGATCCCGCTGTGCGGTCCGCACCCGGCGATCATCAACGCCATTTACAATGCTTGTGGCGTGCGGATCAAGGAATTGCCGGCCCTTCCCGAAAAGGTGCTGGCCGGACTCAAGGCCTAA